From one Streptomyces sp. N50 genomic stretch:
- a CDS encoding sugar ABC transporter permease — MAVLTAPDRKSPTRTPAPGKRVRGPRRTPPLVLAFVLIPLLAESVWVFWPAAQGFYLALTKWDGVSPPQFVGLGNFREMAHDEVFRSAAGHTVLWLVLFGGLSAVLGLAAALLLQQERRGVGFYRAALFLPVVFSLVATALVWQAIYQPDGVLNQLLQSVGLGSLRHAWLADQDTALYAVIVPALWRQIGYVMVLYLAGLKGIDPALYEAAKVDGASAWQRLRHVTLPQLRSVNAVVLSVIVIDSLRSFDVVWSLTRGGPYHSSELLSTYMYSTAFQSLRLGYGSALAVVIFVLAFGVICSYLVRAFREAD; from the coding sequence ATGGCCGTCCTGACCGCGCCCGACCGGAAGTCCCCGACCCGAACGCCCGCCCCGGGCAAGCGGGTTCGGGGCCCCCGGCGCACACCCCCGCTGGTACTCGCCTTCGTCCTGATCCCGTTGCTCGCCGAGTCGGTGTGGGTGTTCTGGCCCGCCGCGCAGGGCTTCTACCTCGCCCTGACCAAATGGGACGGCGTCTCCCCACCGCAGTTCGTCGGCCTGGGCAACTTCCGGGAGATGGCCCACGACGAGGTCTTCCGCAGCGCGGCCGGCCACACCGTCCTCTGGCTCGTGCTCTTCGGCGGCCTGTCCGCCGTACTCGGCCTCGCCGCCGCACTCCTCCTCCAACAGGAGCGCCGCGGCGTCGGCTTCTACCGCGCGGCCCTGTTCCTGCCGGTCGTCTTCTCACTGGTCGCCACCGCCCTGGTCTGGCAGGCGATCTACCAGCCCGACGGCGTCCTCAACCAACTCCTGCAGTCCGTAGGCCTCGGCAGCCTCCGCCACGCGTGGCTCGCGGACCAGGACACCGCCCTCTACGCCGTGATCGTGCCCGCGCTCTGGCGCCAGATCGGCTACGTCATGGTCCTCTACCTGGCCGGCCTCAAGGGCATCGACCCCGCCCTGTACGAGGCCGCCAAGGTCGACGGAGCCAGCGCCTGGCAGCGCCTCCGGCACGTCACTCTGCCCCAACTCCGCAGTGTCAACGCGGTGGTTCTGTCGGTCATCGTCATCGACTCGCTGCGCTCCTTCGACGTCGTGTGGTCGCTGACCCGCGGCGGCCCCTACCACTCCTCCGAGCTGCTGAGCACCTACATGTACTCAACCGCCTTCCAGTCCCTGCGCCTCGGCTACGGCTCCGCACTCGCCGTCGTCATCTTCGTACTGGCCTTCGGCGTCATCTGCTCCTACCTCGTCCGCGCGTTCCGGGAGGCCGACTGA
- a CDS encoding carbohydrate ABC transporter permease — MSANSTALRRKRAATAGFHLGAGALAILWLLPIALVLVTSLRSFDDIAANGLGSWPHSFTLGNFHQAWVDGGQQRALINSLIVTIPCVLITLALAAMAAFALSRYEVPFRRSLLLLMLGGNLLPPQILLIPVSKLSEVMGVFDTLPALIGVQIGFGVGFYVFVLHGFMRSIPTEIQQAAVVDGAGPWQIFWRIILPLTRPALAALSALSFTWIFNDLLWAITVLRSDTKMPITAALIGLQGQFVSMWNVIAAGSVIAAAPTVAVFLRFQRHFVAGLNLGAVK, encoded by the coding sequence ATGTCCGCCAACTCCACGGCCCTGCGCCGCAAGCGCGCCGCGACCGCCGGATTCCACCTGGGCGCGGGCGCGTTGGCGATCCTCTGGCTGCTGCCCATCGCCCTGGTCCTGGTGACCAGCCTGCGCTCCTTCGACGACATCGCCGCGAACGGCCTGGGCAGTTGGCCGCACTCCTTCACCCTCGGCAACTTCCACCAGGCATGGGTCGACGGCGGCCAGCAGCGCGCCCTCATCAACAGCCTGATCGTCACCATCCCCTGCGTCCTGATCACCCTGGCCCTCGCCGCGATGGCCGCCTTCGCCCTCAGCCGCTACGAAGTCCCCTTCCGCCGCTCCCTGTTGCTCCTCATGCTCGGCGGCAACCTCCTCCCACCGCAGATCCTCCTCATCCCGGTGTCCAAGCTCAGCGAGGTGATGGGCGTCTTCGACACCCTGCCCGCGCTCATCGGCGTGCAGATCGGCTTCGGCGTCGGCTTCTACGTCTTCGTCCTGCACGGATTCATGCGATCGATCCCGACGGAGATCCAGCAGGCGGCGGTCGTCGACGGCGCCGGCCCCTGGCAGATCTTCTGGCGCATCATCCTCCCGCTGACCCGCCCCGCCCTCGCCGCGCTCAGCGCCCTGTCCTTCACCTGGATCTTCAACGACCTGCTCTGGGCGATCACCGTGCTGCGCAGCGACACCAAGATGCCGATCACCGCCGCCCTCATCGGACTTCAGGGGCAGTTCGTCTCGATGTGGAACGTCATCGCGGCCGGTTCCGTCATCGCCGCCGCGCCCACGGTCGCCGTCTTCCTCCGCTTCCAGCGGCACTTCGTGGCCGGGCTCAACCTCGGGGCGGTCAAGTGA
- a CDS encoding alpha-galactosidase: MTYQRWTLRTENTSYTVRLSPDGPWAELDAWGPLGVEDGPSALDWSRRTHFITPADAAPAEYLPYGLRPFTGSELVASRPDGEDRGVWWQFAGAEEDEGTLRLAFHDEQLGLRTVLHYETVPGTDVILRWTEFTATRELRLERLDSAAVNIPVTGVARLTYLTGQWSQEFQRTQLDLPRGTFTIGSLQGAPGHAYAPWLAVQDSEAQSAYGIALAWPGNWHITAEAEPGGALRVRAGRVPHEGAVLLAPGETLATPQLACAFSPEGLDGLSRVWHRYERHLTGERLHRPRKVLYNSWEATGFDVDAAGQLELAKTAADIGAELFVVDDGWFTGRADDTGGLGDWWPDPAAFPLGFDQFIADVRTLGLDFGLWIEPEAVSPGSRLYAEHPEWVYRIEGRPGRLVRNQLLLDLGRTDVQDFVIETLDRLLGTYDISYLKWDMNRPPTERGRPGAGRVDLDAEHVAGYLRVLDHLRSAHPDVTVEGCAGGGGRIEHATIARTDVVWPSDNTAPLDRLSTQYGFLHAHAPHVMSSWVTDAPGVFDPRPRSLAFRFVNAMCGVLGIGADLRAWTPEQRAEAAWWIGRYKEAREVIHHGEARLLGSPEEPSCGVQYDAGDRTVVAALSPGRLAGAPLVPGRMDRLRLRGLDATARYRDAATGTSYSGAHLLHYGLPFAWSADHDADLVVLIRE; encoded by the coding sequence GTGACCTACCAGCGCTGGACCTTGCGCACGGAGAACACCAGCTACACCGTGCGCCTGTCCCCGGACGGCCCCTGGGCCGAACTCGACGCATGGGGCCCGCTCGGCGTCGAGGACGGTCCCTCCGCCCTGGACTGGTCGAGGCGCACACACTTCATCACCCCCGCCGACGCGGCACCGGCCGAGTATCTGCCGTACGGGCTACGGCCGTTCACCGGATCGGAGCTGGTGGCGTCCCGTCCGGACGGCGAAGACCGGGGCGTGTGGTGGCAGTTCGCCGGGGCCGAAGAGGACGAGGGCACGCTACGACTCGCCTTCCACGACGAGCAGTTGGGCCTCCGTACCGTCCTTCACTACGAGACCGTGCCAGGCACGGACGTGATCCTCCGCTGGACGGAGTTCACCGCCACGCGCGAACTACGCCTGGAGCGGCTCGACTCGGCCGCCGTGAACATCCCCGTCACCGGAGTCGCCCGCCTGACCTACCTCACAGGTCAGTGGTCGCAGGAGTTCCAGCGCACCCAACTCGACCTGCCCAGAGGCACGTTCACCATCGGCAGCCTGCAAGGTGCGCCGGGACACGCGTACGCCCCCTGGCTCGCGGTGCAGGACAGCGAGGCGCAGTCGGCGTACGGCATCGCCCTCGCCTGGCCCGGCAACTGGCACATCACCGCCGAGGCCGAACCCGGCGGCGCCCTGCGTGTGCGTGCGGGCCGGGTCCCGCACGAGGGAGCGGTGCTCCTCGCCCCCGGCGAGACCCTCGCCACCCCCCAACTCGCCTGCGCCTTCAGCCCGGAGGGACTCGACGGACTCTCCCGTGTCTGGCACCGATACGAGCGTCACCTCACCGGCGAACGCCTGCACCGCCCCCGGAAGGTCCTCTACAACTCCTGGGAAGCGACCGGCTTCGACGTCGACGCGGCCGGTCAACTGGAGCTGGCGAAGACGGCCGCCGACATCGGGGCCGAGCTGTTCGTCGTGGACGACGGCTGGTTCACCGGGCGCGCCGACGACACCGGGGGACTGGGTGACTGGTGGCCGGACCCGGCCGCCTTCCCACTGGGCTTCGACCAATTCATCGCGGACGTACGGACGTTGGGCCTGGACTTCGGTCTGTGGATAGAGCCCGAGGCCGTCAGCCCTGGCAGTCGTCTGTACGCCGAACACCCCGAGTGGGTCTACCGGATCGAGGGCCGCCCCGGCCGACTCGTCCGCAACCAACTCCTCCTCGACCTCGGCCGCACCGACGTCCAGGACTTCGTGATCGAGACGCTCGACCGGCTGCTCGGCACCTACGACATCAGTTACTTGAAGTGGGACATGAACCGCCCGCCCACCGAGCGCGGCCGTCCCGGTGCCGGCCGCGTCGATCTCGACGCCGAGCATGTGGCCGGCTACCTGCGGGTCCTCGACCACCTCCGTTCCGCCCACCCCGACGTCACCGTCGAGGGCTGCGCGGGCGGCGGCGGGCGGATCGAGCACGCGACGATCGCGCGTACGGACGTGGTGTGGCCCAGCGACAACACCGCACCGCTGGACCGGCTTTCGACCCAGTACGGGTTCCTGCACGCCCATGCGCCGCACGTCATGAGTTCGTGGGTCACCGACGCGCCCGGCGTTTTCGACCCTCGCCCGCGCAGTCTCGCCTTCCGGTTCGTCAACGCCATGTGCGGGGTGCTGGGCATCGGCGCCGACCTGCGCGCGTGGACGCCGGAGCAGCGGGCCGAGGCGGCTTGGTGGATCGGCCGGTACAAGGAGGCGCGGGAGGTGATCCACCATGGCGAGGCACGGCTCCTCGGTTCGCCGGAGGAGCCGAGCTGCGGGGTGCAGTACGACGCCGGGGACCGGACCGTCGTAGCGGCGCTGAGCCCCGGGCGTCTCGCCGGCGCCCCACTCGTACCGGGGCGGATGGACCGGCTTCGGCTGCGGGGACTGGACGCGACGGCGCGCTACCGGGACGCGGCGACCGGGACGTCGTACAGCGGAGCGCATCTGCTGCATTACGGGCTGCCGTTCGCGTGGAGTGCCGATCATGACGCGGACCTGGTCGTGCTGATACGCGAGTGA
- a CDS encoding SDR family NAD(P)-dependent oxidoreductase, producing the protein MDQPVRRHGTRFTGRTAVITGAASGIGAATAVRLAEEGAAVVLADVAEERGESVAERIVKDGGRARFVAADVAVEDDWARIVGAAHTFGPVDVLVSNAFTVDVTPAHEMTLPSWQRQLDVNLTGSFLGFRAVLPDLEERRGSVVLTSSVHAHKGIPGHPAYAAAKGALLSLCSQLAVEYGPVVRVNAVLPGPILTAAWDRVPPEERERSIAETAVRRFGTPEEVAAAIAFLSADEASYITGTSLVVDGGWSVVKASA; encoded by the coding sequence ATGGACCAGCCCGTACGACGGCACGGCACCCGCTTCACCGGACGCACGGCCGTCATCACCGGAGCGGCCTCAGGAATCGGCGCCGCCACGGCCGTACGCCTCGCCGAGGAGGGAGCCGCCGTCGTGCTCGCCGATGTCGCCGAGGAGCGGGGTGAGTCGGTGGCGGAGCGGATCGTCAAGGACGGCGGGCGGGCGCGGTTCGTGGCCGCCGATGTCGCGGTCGAGGACGACTGGGCGCGGATCGTCGGCGCCGCGCACACCTTCGGGCCCGTCGACGTCCTCGTCAGTAACGCGTTCACCGTCGACGTCACGCCCGCCCACGAAATGACCCTGCCGTCCTGGCAGCGGCAACTCGACGTCAATCTGACCGGTAGCTTCCTCGGGTTCCGGGCGGTGCTGCCCGATCTGGAGGAGCGGCGGGGTTCGGTGGTGCTGACCTCGTCCGTGCACGCCCACAAAGGAATCCCCGGGCACCCGGCCTACGCCGCCGCCAAAGGTGCGTTGCTCTCCCTCTGTAGCCAACTCGCAGTCGAATACGGGCCAGTTGTGCGCGTCAACGCCGTCCTGCCGGGACCGATACTGACCGCGGCCTGGGACAGGGTGCCGCCCGAGGAACGGGAACGCAGCATCGCCGAGACGGCCGTACGCCGCTTCGGCACGCCCGAGGAAGTGGCCGCGGCCATCGCGTTCCTCAGCGCCGACGAAGCCTCCTACATCACCGGGACGAGTCTCGTGGTGGACGGCGGCTGGAGCGTCGTCAAGGCCTCCGCATGA
- a CDS encoding FadR/GntR family transcriptional regulator gives MTPYARRGVHGQTVELLARRILGGEIAEGATLDLVALQSELDVSLTALRESLKVLAAKGMVDARQRRGTFVRPRAEWNLLDADVLRWQFEGASTSESDRALLHNLAEVRAIIEPAAVRLAAQRRTDADLAALDGALDAMGEQGGDAAHAVEADLAFHRALLAATHNELLERMEMVIESGLAHRDRIVHSAPHSEDPVPAHRAVLDAVRDRDPQAAEAAMRALLDQAGRDLDRLDDSDEEGSPVDSAQDSEETEGSRSQ, from the coding sequence ATGACGCCCTATGCCCGTCGAGGCGTCCACGGCCAGACCGTGGAACTCCTCGCCCGCCGCATCCTGGGCGGTGAGATCGCCGAAGGAGCCACGCTCGATCTCGTGGCGCTGCAGAGCGAGTTGGACGTGAGCCTGACCGCGCTGCGCGAGTCGCTGAAGGTGCTCGCGGCCAAGGGGATGGTCGACGCCCGGCAGCGGCGAGGCACCTTCGTGCGCCCCCGTGCCGAGTGGAACCTGCTCGACGCCGATGTCCTGCGCTGGCAGTTCGAGGGCGCCTCCACCTCGGAGTCCGACCGGGCGCTGCTGCACAACCTCGCCGAGGTGCGCGCCATCATCGAACCCGCCGCCGTACGCCTGGCCGCCCAGCGCCGAACCGACGCTGATCTGGCCGCACTTGACGGTGCCCTCGACGCGATGGGGGAACAGGGCGGCGACGCCGCCCATGCCGTCGAGGCCGACCTCGCCTTCCACCGCGCCCTGCTCGCCGCGACCCACAACGAACTCCTCGAACGCATGGAGATGGTGATCGAGTCCGGCCTCGCGCACCGCGACCGGATCGTGCACAGCGCCCCGCACAGCGAGGACCCGGTCCCCGCCCACCGTGCCGTCCTGGACGCCGTACGCGACCGGGACCCGCAGGCCGCCGAGGCCGCGATGCGCGCCCTGCTGGACCAGGCCGGCCGCGACCTGGACCGGCTGGACGACTCCGACGAGGAGGGTTCCCCCGTGGACTCCGCACAGGACTCCGAAGAAACGGAAGGCTCCCGGTCTCAGTGA
- the dgoD gene encoding galactonate dehydratase, protein MKITRVETFLVPPRWLFCRVETDEGVVGWGEPVVEGRAEVVRAAVDVLAEHLVGQDPLRVQDHWQVMSKGGFYRGGPILSSAVAGLDQALWDIAGKTYGAPVHALLGGPVRDRVRVYAWVGGDEPAQLREQIAAQVEAGFTAVKMNAAGATSPIPTPAETAAIVARVAAAREALGPDRDVAVDFHGRFTAAGARRVLAELAPLHPLFVEEPVLPEHGRQLAGLVASSPVPLATGERLYGRGEFLPVLAAGIAVVQPDLSHAGGISEVHRIASLAEAYGAQLAPHCPLGPIALAASLQVAFATPNFLIQEQSRGIHYNKDADLLSYLVDPAPFRFVDGHAVRGDAPGLGITIDEAAVRAADRTGHAWRNPVWRHPDGSFAEW, encoded by the coding sequence GTGAAGATCACCCGTGTCGAGACCTTCCTCGTCCCGCCCCGCTGGCTGTTCTGCCGTGTCGAGACCGACGAGGGCGTGGTCGGCTGGGGCGAACCGGTCGTCGAAGGGCGCGCCGAGGTCGTCCGCGCCGCCGTCGACGTGCTGGCCGAACACCTCGTCGGCCAGGACCCGTTGCGCGTCCAGGACCACTGGCAGGTCATGTCCAAGGGCGGCTTCTACCGGGGCGGCCCGATCCTCTCCAGCGCAGTCGCCGGCCTCGACCAGGCCCTGTGGGACATCGCCGGGAAGACCTACGGCGCCCCCGTGCACGCCCTGTTGGGCGGCCCCGTGCGCGACCGCGTCCGGGTCTACGCCTGGGTCGGCGGCGACGAACCCGCCCAACTCCGCGAGCAGATAGCCGCCCAGGTCGAGGCCGGTTTCACCGCCGTCAAGATGAACGCCGCCGGAGCCACCTCACCCATCCCCACCCCCGCCGAGACCGCCGCGATCGTCGCCCGCGTGGCCGCCGCCCGCGAGGCACTCGGCCCCGACCGCGACGTCGCCGTCGACTTCCACGGCCGCTTCACCGCCGCCGGAGCCCGCCGCGTCCTCGCCGAACTCGCCCCGCTGCACCCGCTGTTCGTCGAGGAACCCGTCCTGCCCGAGCACGGCCGTCAACTGGCCGGCCTGGTCGCGTCGAGCCCGGTACCGCTCGCCACCGGCGAACGCCTGTACGGACGCGGCGAGTTCCTGCCCGTACTCGCCGCGGGCATCGCCGTCGTCCAGCCCGACCTGTCCCACGCCGGCGGTATCTCGGAGGTCCACCGCATCGCCTCCCTCGCGGAGGCCTACGGCGCTCAGCTCGCCCCGCACTGCCCGCTGGGCCCGATCGCCCTGGCTGCCAGTCTGCAGGTCGCGTTCGCCACCCCCAACTTCCTCATCCAGGAACAGAGTCGGGGCATCCACTACAACAAGGACGCGGACCTGCTGTCCTACCTCGTCGATCCGGCGCCCTTCCGGTTCGTCGACGGCCATGCGGTGCGCGGTGACGCCCCCGGCCTCGGCATCACCATCGACGAGGCCGCCGTACGCGCCGCCGACCGGACCGGTCACGCCTGGCGCAACCCCGTGTGGCGGCACCCCGACGGCTCCTTCGCGGAGTGGTGA
- a CDS encoding bifunctional 4-hydroxy-2-oxoglutarate aldolase/2-dehydro-3-deoxy-phosphogluconate aldolase, producing the protein MDLRAALAAHRLVAIIRGTDPEAAVRTVLTLAEEGVELIEVSLTGTDALSVIERARKELGPDRPLGAGTVLTADDARAAHRAGANFAVTPALGDGIREARRLELPLIAGVLTPTEILAARPFGAAALKIFPAAEAGGPAYLKALRGPFPHEVFVPVGGVDAEAARAYLDAGATAVGVGSPLVGDAADGGSLTALRARTRALLTVVEEASSVREVS; encoded by the coding sequence ATGGATCTGCGAGCGGCCCTGGCCGCACACCGCCTCGTCGCGATCATCCGCGGCACCGATCCCGAGGCCGCGGTACGCACCGTACTGACCCTCGCCGAGGAGGGCGTCGAACTGATCGAGGTCTCCCTGACCGGTACGGACGCCCTGTCCGTCATCGAGCGGGCCCGCAAGGAACTCGGCCCCGACCGCCCCCTCGGAGCCGGTACGGTCCTGACCGCCGACGACGCCCGCGCCGCCCATCGAGCCGGCGCGAACTTCGCCGTCACCCCCGCACTGGGGGACGGCATCCGCGAGGCGCGGCGGCTCGAACTGCCGCTGATCGCCGGAGTGTTGACCCCCACCGAGATCCTCGCCGCACGCCCCTTCGGTGCCGCCGCGCTGAAGATCTTCCCGGCTGCCGAAGCCGGAGGTCCCGCTTATCTGAAGGCGTTGCGGGGCCCGTTCCCGCACGAGGTGTTCGTGCCGGTGGGCGGTGTCGACGCGGAGGCCGCCCGGGCGTATCTCGACGCCGGGGCGACCGCCGTCGGCGTCGGTTCACCTCTCGTCGGTGACGCGGCCGACGGCGGCAGCCTGACCGCGCTGCGCGCCCGAACTCGCGCTCTGCTGACCGTCGTAGAGGAAGCCTCGTCCGTGCGGGAGGTGTCATGA
- a CDS encoding sugar kinase, whose protein sequence is MTNGWESAGGGVVCIGETMAALAPDPSSSLECADDLRVSVAGAESNVAMYLADLGIPVSWLSAVGDDPLGRRVLAEVAAAGVDVSGVRCDPERPTGLLVKEPNGSRTRVHYYRGNSAASAMGPDVLDDDKLRSAAVLHLTGVTPALSPSCRSLVTTALTVPAAERPYAISFDVNHRPALWPPGTAATVLRDLAELADITFVGLDEARELWGADLEPADVRGLLPQPRLLVVKDGGHSAIAFSDEGVRIVPALDTDVVEPVGAGDAFAAGVLTGLLRGDGIERALRLGHITAASALQVTADHGPLPDSARIEWLLGLPASEWATGAGSTFCG, encoded by the coding sequence ATGACGAACGGATGGGAGTCGGCCGGAGGTGGGGTCGTCTGTATCGGGGAGACCATGGCGGCCCTTGCACCCGACCCGTCCTCGTCGCTGGAGTGTGCTGACGATCTGCGGGTGTCGGTGGCCGGGGCCGAGTCGAATGTGGCCATGTACTTGGCCGACTTGGGGATTCCCGTCTCGTGGCTCTCGGCCGTGGGCGACGACCCGTTGGGGCGGCGCGTGCTTGCGGAGGTCGCCGCCGCCGGTGTCGATGTGAGTGGTGTGCGGTGCGATCCGGAGCGGCCCACGGGGCTGCTCGTGAAGGAGCCGAACGGTTCGCGGACCCGGGTCCACTACTACCGGGGCAACTCGGCGGCCTCGGCGATGGGCCCGGACGTACTCGACGACGACAAGCTGAGATCGGCCGCTGTCCTCCATCTCACGGGCGTGACACCGGCGTTGTCCCCGTCCTGCCGGAGCCTGGTGACCACCGCGCTCACCGTTCCGGCCGCTGAACGCCCGTACGCCATCAGCTTCGACGTCAACCACCGCCCCGCGCTGTGGCCGCCGGGTACGGCCGCCACCGTGCTGCGCGATCTGGCCGAGCTCGCCGACATCACCTTCGTCGGGCTCGACGAGGCACGGGAGTTGTGGGGCGCGGACCTCGAACCGGCCGACGTACGGGGGCTGTTGCCGCAGCCACGCCTGCTGGTCGTCAAGGACGGTGGCCATTCCGCCATCGCCTTCAGCGACGAAGGCGTACGGATCGTGCCCGCTCTGGACACGGACGTGGTGGAACCCGTCGGCGCGGGCGACGCGTTCGCGGCCGGGGTTCTGACTGGTCTGCTGCGCGGGGACGGCATAGAGCGTGCGCTGCGGTTGGGACACATCACGGCCGCCTCGGCGCTTCAAGTGACCGCCGATCACGGCCCGTTGCCGGACAGCGCGCGGATCGAGTGGCTGCTTGGGCTTCCGGCGAGCGAGTGGGCGACCGGGGCCGGGAGCACTTTCTGTGGGTGA
- a CDS encoding SigE family RNA polymerase sigma factor produces the protein MNAATTPAYGMPTGGHRPLRFPARTWSDALRRALRHLVRGMSQPREDLPVATDAPAVPADLGEPGIDELYTHRRLPLVRLALLLVDDLPTAEDVVQDVFAALYRRHGERLTGLDNPDAYLRTSVVNTSRSVLRRRRTVRAHVPEREGHAPSAEEPVLLREEHGEVIAALHRLTRRQREVLVLRYWSHLSEAQIADTLSLSRGAVKSTASRALAALRRELEASP, from the coding sequence ATGAACGCAGCTACGACCCCGGCCTACGGCATGCCGACGGGCGGACACCGGCCCCTACGTTTCCCGGCGCGCACCTGGTCGGACGCGCTGCGCCGGGCGCTACGGCACCTGGTGCGCGGGATGTCGCAACCGCGCGAGGACCTCCCGGTGGCGACGGACGCACCGGCCGTCCCCGCCGACCTCGGCGAACCCGGCATCGACGAGCTGTACACCCACCGCCGGCTGCCCCTCGTCCGCCTGGCCCTGCTCCTCGTGGACGACCTCCCCACGGCCGAGGACGTCGTGCAGGACGTGTTCGCCGCCCTGTACCGCCGCCACGGCGAGCGCCTCACCGGCCTGGACAACCCCGACGCGTATCTGCGCACCAGCGTGGTCAACACCTCGCGCTCGGTCCTGCGCCGCCGCCGTACCGTGCGGGCCCACGTCCCCGAACGCGAAGGGCACGCCCCGTCCGCCGAGGAACCCGTGCTGCTGCGCGAGGAGCACGGAGAGGTGATCGCCGCCCTGCACCGGCTGACCCGGCGGCAACGTGAAGTGCTGGTCCTGCGGTACTGGTCCCATCTCAGCGAGGCCCAGATCGCCGACACCCTGAGCCTGTCCCGCGGCGCGGTCAAATCCACCGCGAGCCGCGCACTGGCCGCCCTGCGCCGAGAGTTGGAGGCGTCCCCATGA
- a CDS encoding MOSC domain-containing protein: protein MPTLLSVNVGMPKDVPWQGKTVYTGVWKYPVVGPAMVRRLNIDGDGQGDTAGHGGEQRAVLVYQIQSYRHWQRHFGRDDLGYGQFGENLTVDGLPDDEVCVGDRYRIGEAEFEVTQPRVTCYRVGMRFGEPELAALLVSHHRPGFYMRVVREGRVQAGDRIVRTRTGPNALSVADIDALLYLPGRDPAKLRLALDVPALSPGWQGSFRELLAAADDLTTAAHPAWAGFRALRVTEVVPESTTVTSIRLAAPDDSPLPAARAGQYLTLRVPTTTGPAPVRSYSLSAAPDAGTYRISVKHEPHGTASGYLTTRLRPGTELEVAAPRGEFVYAEDSGPVLLVSAGIGLTPVLSMLHELAAQGSKREVWWIHGARGPREHPLAAEAHELLTRLPDAHEHVFYSAATPEELRHAHAAPGRLTKDKLIALSIPADATAYICGPAPFMTDMRQALTEAGIDPERIHTELFGTLGAINPGLTDHPARAPHQPPGTLGTGPLVTFARSGINVPFDADTNGTVLELADACDVPTRWSCRTGVCHTCVTPLLSGTITYSPDPLEPPADGEILICCARPGTDIVLDM from the coding sequence ATGCCCACCCTGCTGTCGGTGAATGTCGGCATGCCGAAGGACGTTCCCTGGCAGGGCAAGACTGTCTATACGGGCGTATGGAAATACCCGGTGGTCGGCCCGGCGATGGTCCGCCGCCTGAACATCGACGGCGACGGACAGGGCGACACGGCCGGCCACGGCGGCGAGCAGCGGGCGGTCCTCGTCTACCAGATCCAGTCGTACCGGCACTGGCAGCGGCACTTCGGCCGCGACGACCTCGGCTACGGCCAGTTCGGCGAGAACCTCACCGTGGACGGCCTGCCCGACGACGAGGTCTGCGTCGGCGACCGGTACCGCATCGGCGAGGCCGAGTTCGAGGTCACCCAGCCGCGCGTCACCTGCTACCGCGTCGGCATGCGCTTCGGCGAACCCGAACTGGCCGCGCTGCTGGTGAGCCATCACCGGCCCGGGTTCTACATGCGGGTCGTGCGGGAGGGGCGGGTGCAGGCCGGCGACCGGATCGTACGGACCAGGACCGGTCCAAACGCGCTGAGCGTCGCCGACATCGACGCGCTGCTCTACCTCCCCGGCCGCGACCCCGCCAAGCTGCGCCTCGCGCTGGACGTGCCCGCGCTGAGCCCCGGCTGGCAGGGGTCGTTCCGTGAACTGCTCGCCGCCGCCGACGACTTGACGACCGCGGCCCACCCGGCCTGGGCCGGTTTCCGCGCGCTGCGGGTGACGGAGGTGGTCCCCGAGAGCACGACGGTCACCTCGATCCGGCTGGCAGCCCCGGACGACTCCCCGCTCCCGGCCGCCCGCGCGGGCCAGTACCTGACCCTGCGCGTCCCCACCACGACCGGCCCCGCCCCGGTACGCAGCTACTCACTCTCCGCCGCACCCGACGCCGGCACCTACCGGATCAGCGTCAAACACGAGCCCCACGGCACCGCGAGCGGCTACCTCACCACGCGGCTACGGCCCGGAACCGAACTCGAAGTCGCCGCGCCCCGTGGGGAGTTCGTCTACGCCGAGGACAGCGGACCGGTGCTCCTCGTCTCCGCCGGCATCGGTCTCACGCCGGTGCTGTCGATGCTGCACGAGCTGGCCGCGCAGGGCAGCAAGCGGGAGGTCTGGTGGATCCACGGCGCCCGCGGACCACGGGAACACCCCCTCGCGGCCGAGGCACACGAGCTGCTCACCAGGCTGCCGGACGCGCACGAGCACGTCTTCTACAGCGCGGCCACACCCGAGGAACTGCGGCACGCCCACGCAGCACCGGGACGCCTGACCAAGGACAAGCTCATCGCGCTGTCGATCCCGGCCGACGCGACCGCGTACATCTGCGGCCCCGCGCCCTTCATGACCGACATGCGGCAGGCCCTCACCGAGGCCGGCATCGACCCCGAACGCATCCACACCGAGTTGTTCGGAACGCTGGGCGCCATCAATCCCGGCCTCACCGACCACCCCGCCCGCGCACCCCACCAGCCCCCGGGCACACTCGGAACCGGCCCGCTGGTGACCTTCGCCCGCAGCGGCATCAACGTCCCGTTCGACGCCGACACCAACGGCACCGTGCTCGAACTCGCCGACGCCTGCGACGTACCCACCCGCTGGAGCTGCCGCACCGGCGTCTGCCACACCTGCGTCACACCCCTGCTGTCCGGCACGATCACCTACTCCCCCGACCCGCTGGAGCCACCGGCCGACGGCGAGATCCTGATCTGCTGCGCGCGGCCCGGCACGGACATCGTCCTGGACATGTGA